In the Pseudorasbora parva isolate DD20220531a chromosome 23, ASM2467924v1, whole genome shotgun sequence genome, one interval contains:
- the lrrtm4l1 gene encoding leucine rich repeat transmembrane neuronal 4 like 1: MGSVACDKRLAGLLILQASSLLLFSSGERMCPYSCRCEGKIVHCESVGFHDVPENISISCQGLSLRYNDLHTMLPYQFAHLNQLLWLYLDHNQITFVDSRAFQGVRRLKELILSSNRISQLHNVTFHGVPNLRSLDLSYNKLQELQPGQFYGLRKMQNLHLRSNGLTTIPVRAFLECRSLEFLDLGYNRLRVLTRTAFLGLSRLMELHLEHNQFSRINFFLFPRLANLRALYLQWNRIRAVNQGLPWSWYTLQKLDISGNEIQVLDPVVFQCLPNLQVLNLESNKLANVSQEVVAAWISLTTISLAGNMWDCGQGICPLVVWLKNFRGTKDTSIICSSPKHLQGEKVMEASKSFIDCDDYEITAQSPLYLQTFDPNFDLTPEPTEPPIAPTTPPPPLPSPASEAPIPPPYPRPAQRPTIPSHSNIDPRDSHQWTPSSSDSLLVTPAPEQDMSFHKVVMGGVALFLSVSLLLSVIYVSWKRYPGATRLLQQSSVGRKRRKKSQEPEQNLSSQLQEYYMSYNPAATPEALEVLGNGTGTCTCTISGSRECENEYTCPRPLPGAWIGDIPTIH, encoded by the coding sequence GTTCTGTTGCTTGTGACAAGAGATTAGCAGGCCTCCTCATCCTCCAAGCCTCCTCCCTGCTGCTGTTCAGTTCTGGGGAAAGGATGTGCCCCTATAGCTGTCGCTGCGAGGGAAAAATTGTGCATTGTGAGTCTGTTGGCTTCCATGATGTCccagaaaatatttctattagtTGCCAAGGTCTATCCCTGCGCTACAATGACCTGCACACAATGCTCCCCTACCAGTTTGCCCATCTTAACCAGCTGCTGTGGCTGTACCTGGACCACAATCAAATCACATTTGTGGATAGTCGTGCTTTTCAGGGGGTGCGGCGACTGAAGGAGTTGATCTTGAGCTCCAATAGGATTTCACAGCTCCATAATGTAACTTTTCACGGAGTACCTAACCTTCGCAGTCTCGATCTCTCCTACAACAAGTTGCAAGAGCTGCAGCCAGGCCAGTTTTATGGTCTTCGAAAAATGCAGAATCTCCACTTGCGCTCAAATGGGCTTACGACAATCCCTGTCCGGGCCTTTCTTGAGTGCAGAAGTTTGGAGTTTCTAGACTTGGGCTATAATCGGCTTCGGGTTCTAACTCGCACAGCATTCCTGGGTTTGTCTCGACTTATGGAACTCCACCTGGAACATAATCAGTTTTCACGAATCAACTTCTTTCTCTTTCCTCGCCTTGCCAATCTTCGTGCCCTGTACCTACAGTGGAATCGTATTCGAGCTGTCAACCAAGGCCTTCCGTGGAGCTGGTATACCTTGCAGAAGCTTGATATATCTGGCAATGAGATACAGGTACTAGATCCTGTAGTATTTCAATGCCTTCCCAATCTTCAGGTTCTCAACTTAGAGTCTAACAAACTGGCCAATGTGTCTCAGGAAGTTGTGGCTGCTTGGATCTCCCTAACAACCATTAGCCTTGCAGGCAACATGTGGGATTGCGGGCAAGGCATTTGTCCTCTTGTTGTCTGGCTCAAGAATTTCAGAGGCACCAAGGACACTAGTATAATCTGCAGTAGTCCCAAGCACCTTCAAGGGGAGAAGGTCATGGAGGCTTCAAAGAGCTTCATTGACTGTGATGACTATGAAATTACTGCTCAATCCCCTTTGTATCTGCAGACCTTTGATCCGAATTTTGACCTTACTCCTGAACCAACCGAACCGCCAATAGCTCCTACAACACCGCCTCCACCCTTGCCTTCACCTGCCTCTGAGGCACCCATTCCTCCTCCTTACCCTCGACCAGCTCAACGCCCCACCATTCCCAGCCATTCAAATATTGATCCCAGAGACTCCCATCAATGGACACCCTCATCTTCCGACAGCTTATTAGTGACACCAGCTCCTGAGCAAGACATGTCATTTCACAAAGTGGTAATGGGTGGCGTGGCACTGTTCCTTTCAGTGTCCCTTCTCCTGTCTGTAATTTATGTCTCCTGGAAACGTTACCCTGGTGCCACCCGGCTATTGCAGCAGAGTTCAGTGGGCCGAAAGCGAAGGAAAAAGAGTCAGGAGCCAGAGCAGAACCTGAGCTCCCAGCTCCAGGAATATTACATGAGCTACAACCCCGCAGCCACGCCAGAAGCCTTGGAGGTGCTGGGCAATGGGACAGGTACCTGCACCTGCACCATATCCGGCTCCCGGGAATGCGAG